Within the Trichoderma breve strain T069 chromosome 3, whole genome shotgun sequence genome, the region CCTGAGAACCGCGACTTGACTGCAGCTCGGCATTCGATCATCCTACCTTAGATAACGCTTTCATATGAACTTCGACTCAGCGCCGCTTTGTGCTTGACGGGAGATGTCTTGGGATGGCTACACAGGTGTTGATTGCCCATACGGGCCAGCGGCTGGAGGTCGATATCACGCAGTTCTCCAGGTATTTGCTGCTCTCATCTGCTTTGTCAGGGGCGTGAACTGACTGATTGCTGGCAGTCTTGACGACTTGAAGTCGTGGGTAGCTCGGAATAGCGCCGTGTCGTTGCAGCATATCGTTGTCTTGACCCCCCAGGGCCGCAGCGTCAAGTTGGCAAACCTTCACACCGAGGTATGTGGTAGCCATGggctctctcttttgcatCTTTGGTAGGCTAACGCTCCCCCCAAAGAAGGAGATATACGTCTACGATATCCGTGTCACGCAGCCGTCCGCTGGCAGTGCGTCATCGCTCATCTCCGAGGCCTCGCTGCCTCGGCGCCAGTCCATCCCCAACGCCCCGAATTCGATCGACGATATCCAAGCAATCACGTCATGGCAGGAATTATGCAAGGAGCGTCGCAATTGGGCGACGCGTATCATGGAGGACTGCGACCAATTGAACGCGGCTGCGCAGGCCCGATACGATGAGATAGACGTCATGATCAGGTGCCTGGATGCTGCCGTCACCAATGTCGAGATAAGCGTCAAACAAATTGAGCCAAAGTACAACGAACTGAAGAAATGGGTTACGCCGGCCCTGTCGGAGCACGAGCAGCTGGTTTCATCCTGGGATCGTTATCTTGATCTAGCCCGGAGCATACCGATATCTTCAGGCTTGGTTAAATTCATGACCCGCGGCCAAGTGAACAAGGCCGACCCCACACTGGAGGATCTAATCGAGTTGGAAACGGccaacaaggccggcaagTTGGCTCCTACGGCGCATCGGCGGTTCAGCCAAAAGGCCAGCGAGCTAGATGGAGCCGCGACCCAGATGTACCAAGGGTTGGAAACTCTCATTGGCGAGTTTAATTCTTTGATGAATAGGTCTTTGTTGGGCCACAGCACCGATTCTTCGCAGCTCATGGAGGATATCGAGGCGGTGGCCAAACAAATCGATTCAGATTACCGTACAGCCCTCAATTATGGCAATTCACAGCGAGACTTAGCTCAGGCTTCAAAGACGGCCTCGATTCACACCGAAAGACTTGTCCCAACCCTCCGAAAACGAGCaaaggagatggatgaaatGGCTCAGTATGCGACACAAGCGCGAAATGCCATTGCGGCGGATTCTGTAAGCTTTATGCGGAACATTACGGAAATCACCTCCCTGCACAGCAGTGTCAGAAACCAAATCAACGTCCTGAATCAATCCGAAGATGACATGACAACCTTTGACTACCTGCGActcatccagcagctgccatATATGTACGCCTCCTTCATGGTCGAGGCCATCCGAAGGCGAGAGTGGATCGACAAAGTCAAAGCTGACTCTTCAACGCTTGCCAACGAGATGGCCTTATTCCAGGACGAAGAATCGAAGCGTCGTAAGAAGTGGCAAAAGATGGTTGGCAGCATGTATGGGCCAGGACTCGATACCAATGTTATGGGTCTCGAGGTCAACCTGCGGGGTGAAGATATTCCCTGGCCCTCCATTGGGAAGCCCGAGTTGGAAGAGTTTCTTCAACTGCTGCAGGAGCGAAATACGGACCAAGAGATCGTGAATGATGTTGCCAAGCTCCTCCAAGAGCTCTCTGCCCCCACCAAACAGCAAACCAAGAGACTCAAGGCATTCAAGAACGGCAGCGTGCACGAGGCAGCTCTGGGGAGAAGTGGGCTCTTAATTCGCGGCGATGACGACCTCATTGGCTCTCTACAAGATGAAAAGCTCAGGCTGGAAAACAAGCTCAAGACAGCCGACAGCAGAGTACGCCGCCTTGAGGATCTTCTGCATCGGCAGAGCCAAGCCTCGCGCCCCGGTAACCTGTCTCCGTTGCAAGGGCAGAACGGGCATTCGAGACAtaattccatctcatcaatcaaatcagccCGCGTTGAAGACCGACCACCGTTACCGGATGGGACGGAACAGCTGTCGCAGCGGATAGCGCAGTTGGAGAACGAGCTTcgcgaagaaaagaagcgcTCTGCGGACTTCCAGAAAGACCTTGACAATCGCGTcaatgagagagatgatATGAGAGATAGGATCGAAGAAGTCAACTCGACGAAGAAGGATCTCCTTGAAAACATGGAAGCCCTGAAGCGCGAGTTTCTGGACGAGAGAATCTCCTTGGAGAATGAGATCAAGACGCTCAAGGCCCGGCTGGAGGATacggaggaagagatggatcATTTTGGGGAATCTCGGGAGAACGAAAAGGCCAATTTCGACGAGAAAATCCAAGCCCTCGAGGCGGAGATTGAGCGGGCCAACAAGGAACGGAAGGATGATATGCTCAAGTCCCAGGGCCAGGTTGAATTCTTACGCAAAGAGACGCAGATGCAACGGGATCAGCTTGATGCCTCCGAGCGAAGACTTCGCTCTGTACGCGAAGAGGCCCGACTTACatccaagaagctcgagtCAGTGGAAGAGAGTGCGGAATCTCGACTCGAGTGGCTAAAGAAGCTGTATACTGAGCTCTCGCCAGACAAGGCCATGCCAACTGACGAGGCTGATTTGACCGAAGctctcatctccaatgccgCCGATATCGTCGAGAAGGTGCGGAATTCTGGAAGCACCGCTTCGCTCTTACGATCTGAGCTTGACAAGGCGACCAACTCAGCCAAGGAGCTTCGAGCCGAACTGACTCAGATGAAGGAAAACCTCTCGTCGCAAGAGATGTCTACGATGCACGCTCGTGAGAACCTTGCcgaggaaaaggccaaggtaACCGCCTTGGAACGCGAAGTGACGGAGAGCAGGGAGGAGCTGAACCAGCTCCGAAGCCAGCTATCCGATGGTGAGACTGGATCTGAGATGCTCcgcaagaagctcgagaaagaggagaagaaggttaCGGAGCTCTCAGAAGAGGTTGCCTGGCGACAGTCCCAGGttggcagccttgaagaagagtcCCGGCTCTTCAAGCAGAGATTTGAAGATGTCCAGTCGAAGCTATCCGCGCTTAGCGCGCAATACGAAGCGCGCGACGGACGAACCAAGGACTTAACACAGAGGCTCTACTCCCAGAATGACCGTCTAACCAGACTTCTCGAGCGGGTAGGCTACTCCATCAGTCGAGATGCGGGCCAGATGGTGATCACGAGGGTGTCTCGATCTGACAAGCTTGCTGTAAATCCTAACGACTCTTCGGACCCCGGCTCTTCCCTCCGCCGATCCCTTAGCCTAGGTGGTCGTGCCATGACTGATAGTTCCGACTTAGAGCTCCTCTACTGGGTTAGCAACGCAGACCCTACagttgaggatgagaaataCCAGGCCTTtatggagaagctgggcaCGTTTGATACCGACCTGTTTTCCGACACCATATATCACAGAGTCAAGGAGGCAGAACACAAGGCGCGAAAATGGCAACGGGAAGCTAGATCATACAGAGACCGGGCGCACAGCTTACAAAAGGACTCTCATAACAAGATTGCGTTTAGGAACTTCAAGGAGGGTGACCTGGCACTTTTCCTCCCAACTCGAAATCAGCAGGCGGGAGCCTGGGCAGCCTTCAATGTGGGATTCCCGCACTATTTCCTCCGCGAGCAAGACGGTCACCGACTTCGTCACCGAGAGTGGCTTGTTGCCCGAATCTCCAAAATCCAGGAGCGTGTCGTGGATCTTTCCAAGAGCCTACAGCCAAGCAACGAGACCGACTCAAATGACGAGGAGAATGACAACCCCTTCCAACTGTCGGATGGCTTGCGATGGTATCTCATAGACGCCCAAGAGGACAAGATAGGGGCACCCACAACGCCCGGGATGGGTAAATCAACCGTTGCCGCCAATAACGTCGAGGCCACGGCTAATATTCAATCCCACGCAGCCAAGGGGAAAGGGAGGAGTCGGGACAGTATAGCGAGCATCGAGGGTATTAACAAGACTCTTTCCAAGAGCCTAGAGAGCCGTCGAAGCAGCTCGGGGTCTAAGAAAGCCCTCCCGTTCCACATCAGTGGCGGAACAGCGCATTTGAAGAACAACAGCGCGCTGGCGAGCGAGACCAACTCTCTTCGTGCCGCTCCTCCCGACACACCGACAGCCACAAGCCCGGTCCAGGGCAGTGTCCTCAGTGCTGCCAATACCGATGGTGGGCAACGAGGCGGCGAGCCGTCTGCGCAGGACAAGTCGGGAAAGGCCCCCGAGGTACGAGCCGTTGACTCTCTACTTGGGCCCTAGGTCACTGATCGGTTCGTGACAGccacagccacagcctcaCAAGAGCAATCGGCGTAAGAGCTCTGTTGCTTTCAGCCCGATGAAGAGCTCCGGGTTGTGGGATCAGCTATGGAGCATGGACTATAGCTACGAAAGCACGCCTAGGAAGAGGTGAAGTTGGTGTTGGAGTATTGGGTCATATctggggggggggggggaatATGGAGTTGTGTGATGGAAAGGCGCGGCGGTGATAGTTGGACACTTGCGGcattaattttttttaatcaTGGGCATTGATTTTAATTTAGTTCATCAACGgggcttgtctttttttggtaCGTCTTCTTTCTCGGGCGTTTGGGAAGGATTTCAGGTCGGATGCCGTAGTTGTCGTAGATTTCATTTACAAGACAACTCGGATTCTAGGGAGGGTCACCTGGGTAATTGTAGATTGTACTAGACAGCGTGTGAGGTAGACAACATAGTCGAGGCGTGATGTATTAGGTAGTTTGGGGGTCATTGATAAGTATGCTGTTGATTCTGAAACTGTGGTTCCTTCTAAGTCGTCTGATTGTTTGGTTTCCAGTAATCACAAGTTCACAACATGGGCGTCAATGAGGGTGGAGTTGGTGGTGaggatgtacatgtaccctCTACTTTGGGCCTAAACTGATTCAGCTGACATCCAGTTGGTTTTGAGGGCAAAACTTGCCCAAAGAATCCACCATCAACCTCACCTGAACCAACCACCGCCAAACGAAACGAGGTTTTAAGAGCATCAACAgatttccttgtctttctAAACATGTGACAGCCATTCTGGGGCTGATGGAGCTTCTTCACTCCCCTGGATCGGGATCGGTAGGCGACATGTCGAGATCGCCATCTTTGCCGCccgagctgctgctcctcgTTGTCGAAGCAGTGCTGCCGCCAAACCCACACCAGCTGCTGCCAGCCTCGCACATCTCGACCAGGAcgctgctggcgctggcgaggGTATCGCGGGCAACGTACGCGCAGGCCACGCGGCTCCTGCGGCAGCGGTGCGTGTTTGTCGACTCGGGCCGGCGGCTGGCGGACCTGCTGCTGTGCATGCCGCGGCTGGTGCCGGGCCTGCCCCCCGTGCTGTCGCTGCGGCACATGACGGCGCTGTACATTGCGCCGTTTGGCAAGTCGCTGGACGACCTGCCGACGGCGGCGTGGGTGCGGGAGCTGTTCTGCGAGGTGTGCGAGACGCTGCGGCGGCTGGTGGTGGAGATGCCGTTTGGCAGCCTGGATCCCTTGGAGGACCACCTGAGCGTGCGGCGGACGCTGCGGGACGGGTTCGAGCAGCTGCATCGGCTGGAGGAGTTTGCGTGCGTGGGCGAGTACCCGGCGCTGAGCGTGCCGCCGGACGGGCACACGGACGTGTGGAGGCTGTGGCCGGAGCTGAGGCGGCTGGTGCTGTTCGGCGTGCCGATGGACAGTCACTGGCTGTGGTGGGACATTGCGACGCTGCCGAGGCTGGAGCACGTGGTGCTGGCGAGGCCGGTGCGGCTGGACGCGGTGAATGTGAAGGACGAGTATTTTCACAAGCTGCCGAGGGAGGACGCGAGGTTGAAGAGGGAGATCAAGGTTGTGTTGATGGATTTGGTGTATGATTTAGGGGCGGTGAGGACGGAGCGGTGGAGGGAGATTGACccggaggagaagatgacggtGGAGGTGTTTGAGGTGCCATTGCCGTTTTATGGGGATGAGACGCCGTTGGAGTTGGTGACGGAGTGGGCGAGGAGGGGGGCGTTGGATGGGAGTGTTTGGAGGTTGGATGCGAAAAAGGTGAGGCAGGaggatggtggtgatggataGGACGAGGAcgtggatgaagatgaagatgtgaggacgaagatgagtTATTCACCGGTGGTATATGAGACAGAATCCTCCAAAGAGTCTCAATGCTAGAGATGTGATGGCTTATTTACATGGCATGATATAATcagtatttatttatatattatatatctcttcttttttatatgCTATTTATTCTTACTACATCACCTCGTATTTGCTATCCTTTTACTAGGTACACTCACAAGCCGTCCGGACCTGAGAGGTCTCTGCTCGAAATCGACAGCTCTTCAGATTGTTTGGTGCAATACTGCGTAAACAATTGGCGAATCTCATCATTCTTTGACGAAAGGGCGAAATCGATTATTGCTTGAGGAATAATCATCTCATGTCGCATTTCCCTGAATAACAACGCCATCGCGTCATGTCCCCCCTCGTTGTTCGTCACAGCCGCCCAGAGAATATCATCCGTAATGGTAAAACTCCGTTTCCCCCaatacaaaaacaaaagagacgTTAGCTTTCCAGCATTGGTGGAATTGGCTACTGCTCTCTGCAATATCTCGGTTATATCAGAGGGTTTTCTGCGGTGCACCAAGAGCCTCTCTGTGAGCCACACGCTCGCATTTTTGTATTCATGGCGAGTATCGTGAATGCTGGACGGTGGTATTCGAACGGCATGTAACAAAAGTTTCTCGGTCAACTTGTCGTAATTTTCGTCGTGGTCTACAAGTCGGCCGATGATCTCCAGCTTCTTTACACGAGAGTCTCCCCAGTTTGCCACATTGTCGAAGATGTCGTCTGGGAGATATATATGATTCTTTTTATCACGAAGAATCCTTTCCATGATTTTGCACCCGCAGCCTTCATTTAAAGCTGCTCCTCTCATTAGGTCATCTGATACCGGTAGATAACCAGTGCCGTGTTGAGAGAAAAACTCAATGATCCTATCGCCACAAGCCTCGTTACTGGCCGCCATGATTATAGTGGGAACTGTCGCGATGGCGTCCTCGTCCATGAGACGAAAGACTATCTCGGCCATATCCGCGCTCAGCTTGCTCCAGGCTATGGTGTGGAGGTGCTTTCTGATGATTTTGACTTGCATTCCCCAATCCCGGAGGAGATGCTTGGCGAAGTCTTCATTTCCGTCCCGGGAGAGTAATTCCACGAATATTTGACTTTGGACTTGAGGTGACTTGAGCTGAATGAGGGCCTTCATGTCTTGGCGAGAATATATCGCGTGGCAGTTGGAAGCAATGCGCCTGCATATCCCTTTAAGATCATGGATGAGATCCCGGACTGTCGCTGGCGGCTTAATGATTACCAGATGCTCGACTTTGAGGGGATACATTAATAGGATGGCGTCTTGGACTAATTGCTGCTCCGGTTTGTTGTAGTCCGCGTACAAGCTGGGCTCGTTTCTGGCATCGGAAGACATGCCTTTCAATGCGTAAATCAGGTCGCGCGGCTCGGTTGCCTGGCTGTCGCCGAATTTCGTGAGTAGTGTATAAAGATCTTGGCTTTCGTTCCACCATGATGACGCTCTCCAAGGTCCAGGCATGACTTCGATAACGGCTTCTTGGTGATAATCTGGCTGTACATCCAGAAGCTGCGTAGCAATGCTCAAGATCCATGGTGCGATGGTCTTTGATCCGCAGCACAGCAACGCTTCCCTCGCGTTGGTCACTTCCTGCAGTATCCAGACTCGCGTAAACCAAGGCTGATTGAGGACATGCCAAAGGCCTCTCTTCAGCCGATAAAACGATTCCGGGTTTGCTAGAGCAGGCCCGATGGAATGTGTCCAAATGCGTCTCCAGTTCTCGTCGTTccggctccagctgctgtAAGGGTAGCTGAGGCTGatctgctgcagcctgcCGAACACAGTCATGAAATTGTCAATGAAGGAAGTGAAGGGCGTGCTCTCGCCTAGCCAGAATATAACTCGTCCTGCTTTCTTGAAAATGTCGCCCATTTGCTGCACTTGGTGGCCCCTCTCCCTGTTGTCATCTTGATTGATGCAAATGGCATCCACCCACAGTATTCTCTCTTGGTTAGGGTAGCGCagttgttgaagagctttgTACAGGTTTTCCGTCACGGCGAGGAGCTTTCCGTTGACGGTAATGTTTTCGGGTGCTTTCGCAGAGCCCCAGGTGTATGATAGCGCCTCGTACGGTAGGACGTCTTTATGTGGACAGAGCCATGCTTGAATGATTTCGCAGGATATTTGTTCAGATGCGGACCCAGGAAGAAGGCGGAGCAGTCGAATCGCGTGCCCTTTGAGATCAATTTGGTCGTAGTTATATCGACTCATTTGGGCAATGCTGGCCTAAAGAGGGGTAGTAAATTGGAAAGCAATATTGTCGCTGATGATTCTGGTGTTTTCTGTCTGCAAACATAGACAGTCAGGTCGAGATATGTTTCGAGAGGCTTCTATAGTTGGAGTTCCCGTAGCACGCGTAGGCCTGATGGACTTGTGGTGCTTTAATCGCAGGACTGGTTGCCTCCACAAGCAATCAAATGTCAGAAAGAGGCTGGGTAGATAGTTTTGTGTGACCGCGACTCTCTGCCGTCGATACTAACGGATACCACCTATCAAATGAATTGCGCAGTGATAGTTAGATCCAACTTGACGCAGGCAAACAAATGTCTGGCAGCCTTGTTCGTCGAAATACGCCTAGGACGCTTATTAGTTCTGCAAGGGGTGATACAGGCTGGTGTGGGACTCCGGCTAGCTGAACAGAACTTGTAAGCTCTCGCTAGACAATGTTTGCGTTCAACGGATCCAATAGATGGAGGTATAATTTCATCGTCAAGATTTGAATTGTACTGTTTGTGACAGTCTCAACATTCATCATTTATGAAGCCAGAAAACTGCAGGCTGCCTTTGTTTGTGGCAGTGTGGGAAGTTTAGGCGCTATTCGCTGGACTTACATGCAAATAGATGGCATAGTGACAAAAGCAACGCCGTGCTGCCTTTATAATCTATTGCATTCTTACCTATGCCACTCTCAATTAGCAGCCTTGAAAGGTCATTGTGACTACGACAAAGTGACAACATCAGCGCAGTGCTGCCGCCGCAGTCTCTTGCGTCGATATGAGCACCTATTTTGAGGAGCTGCCTCTTTCGTCCCGTGCTGGCCAACAGGCAAAAATGCCATAACTACCTATGTATGTTGTGTGATCCAATGTGGTCCAATGCATATATGTTGCTGCCATTTGCTTCCATCGGTAGTGGCTTATGAACACAACCTTCCATGGCGCGGGCGGCAGCCATCTCAATGTAAAGCGCGCAGATCCAACCAACAATATACTCGCTGTGTTGGAGTATTGGGGGCGAGTGGCATATAATAGTCGATGAAAACTCCCTTTTCCTTGCTCGGAGAAGTCAAGCTTTGTTTGGAGGAAGCTGACTCGGAAGATATGCAGAACATCTCGGTGGCGCATTCATCTACAGTCTTCGGCTATATTCTTCCAATCAAATAACTCATAGAAAATCATTTAATAACTGGCACGATCCCTCGACCTTTTGGGGGAGGACTGCACGTGCTTAATTGAGAGGGGCAAAATCCAAAGGAGAGGCCAATGAGATCAACTTGATGTGGTTCAGAGAAATGTGCTGTCAAATAATTCCCTGATTCAGAGAGAATTGCAAGTCATTAGTACCCTGGGTGACTTGATGTCATGAATACATACATGAGCGAACATACTCTCATGTAATATCTAATGGTATgtggcatcttctttgagTGGTCCCCGGGAGTGGTTCAGGCAGCAGTAGCAAAAGGAAAGTTAATATAATGATCGTACAGTATCTGCTACCATATCATATAATAGTGTCTAGACTCACTATCTAAGATTTCAGAATACTTCATTAACAGTAATGATGAAGCTAGATACACTGCATACAGCCAACTATGACCACGCCTATTTTAAAAACTGAAACGCTCTTATCTCTACTGCTTCAATGTAAAGTTGAATAGCATTCTTCTATTAAATATATCTACGCCACTGGATGATATAGTTATTCTGATCGTACTAGCAGCATTAATTCCATTATTAACACCGCTCCTTTTCTAGACTGCGGATGTCTCTCAGAAACAGCATAATGGCTGACTTACTCAACCGCTCAATCATACTAACCCATGTATGAATCTGGCACAGTCGTTTCACCCCGAGCGCTCCGCGCTACCATTTGCAAAGCTCAATATTTACCAGCAATTTACTCCCATCCACACGAGAGACATATCTATACCCGGCTTCTCCGCCCGCGCCATCATGAACCCGCATGATATCTAACCAATCCTCGACGTTAACCGAGCCAAACTATTCGCTTGTCGGAGATATCAGGACCGAACAAAACTAGGCCGATGAGGTGGCTGATATAGCCACTGCTGAGACGCGATTTGTACATTAGTTTCTCCAATTGCCACGTCAGGTTCATCCGTATTGGATGATGGTTGCCTGGGCCAGCCAGGGTTCAGCTCGATGCCATTCCACTGGAAAGGAACTAGCTGGTGTACTGAATAGATgtatcatcaacatcatctaATTGAGGTGGTGATACGACGGTACAAGGACTCGCAGATGGTATCTCAGTTTGATAATTCGGAAAGATTACACAGCGTTTGGGGCAACTGAACCCACCACATCTACAATGGTTTATTTGAAGTTTTACAATTCAGCCGTCCAATATCTAAAAACTTGTCAAACCATAAATGAGCGAACCCAATTATGGGACCATGGCAGGGATTTTGTGCAGTGGATCTGAGCCACACGCCTTCATCCGAGTTTGGGCAAGCCATGAAGCTATCACCAAATACATTAGAGCTAACTCAACCTAATGATGTGGCCTAAAGATATCCGGTACTAGGACCCACATGATCCTAAATTTCATGGGAAATCAGACTTAGAGATAGTATGCAGCGTCTCTGGGCCCAAGAGTCGATACAGCGAATGAAGACTCTTCATGAGACTTTCACTAAGACCAAAGACTGGCGAGTTTGCACATCCCTTCCAATTCAAGAGATGATAAAAACAGCTGTCAAAAGAAAACTGAAACTAGAGATATTATGTATAATAACCACTGGCCCACAGATATGAGGTGTCTTGTTCATGAATGGAAGCGGTTATTGCTTCAGCTGATTCTGCAGCTCTGGCGCTAGGCTCGCTTTGGACGCAGCTGG harbors:
- a CDS encoding heterokaryon incompatibility protein (HET) domain-containing protein, whose product is MSRYNYDQIDLKGHAIRLLRLLPGSASEQISCEIIQAWLCPHKDVLPYEALSYTWGSAKAPENITVNGKLLAVTENLYKALQQLRYPNQERILWVDAICINQDDNRERGHQVQQMGDIFKKAGRVIFWLQQISLSYPYSSWSRNDENWRRIWTHSIGPALPWFTRVWILQEVTNAREALLCCGSKTIAPWILSIATQLLDVQPDYHQEAVIEVMPGPWRASSWWNESQDLYTLLTKFGDSQATEPRDLIYALKGMSSDARNEPSLYADYNKPEQQLVQDAILLMYPLKVEHLVIIKPPATVRDLIHDLKGICRRIASNCHAIYSRQDMKALIQLKSPQVQSQIFVELLSRDGNEDFAKHLLRDWGMQVKIIRKHLHTIAWSKLSADMAEIVFRLMDEDAIATVPTIIMAASNEACGDRIIEFFSQHGTGYLPVSDDLMRGAALNEGCGCKIMERILRDKKNHIYLPDDIFDNVANWGDSRVKKLEIIGRLVDHDENYDKLTEKLLLHAVRIPPSSIHDTRHEYKNASVWLTERLLVHRRKPSDITEILQRAVANSTNAGKLTSLLFLYWGKRSFTITDDILWAAVTNNEGGHDAMALLFREMRHEMIIPQAIIDFALSSKNDEIRQLFTQYCTKQSEELSISSRDLSGPDGL
- a CDS encoding autophagy-related protein, which translates into the protein MATQVLIAHTGQRLEVDITQFSSLDDLKSWVARNSAVSLQHIVVLTPQGRSVKLANLHTEKEIYVYDIRVTQPSAGSASSLISEASLPRRQSIPNAPNSIDDIQAITSWQELCKERRNWATRIMEDCDQLNAAAQARYDEIDVMIRCLDAAVTNVEISVKQIEPKYNELKKWVTPALSEHEQLVSSWDRYLDLARSIPISSGLVKFMTRGQVNKADPTLEDLIELETANKAGKLAPTAHRRFSQKASELDGAATQMYQGTDSSQLMEDIEAVAKQIDSDYRTALNYGNSQRDLAQASKTASIHTERLVPTLRKRAKEMDEMAQYATQARNAIAADSVSFMRNITEITSLHSSVRNQINVLNQSEDDMTTFDYLRLIQQLPYMYASFMVEAIRRREWIDKVKADSSTLANEMALFQDEESKRRKKWQKMVGSMYGPGLDTNVMGLEVNLRGEDIPWPSIGKPELEEFLQLLQERNTDQEIVNDVAKLLQELSAPTKQQTKRLKAFKNGSVHEAALGRSGLLIRGDDDLIGSLQDEKLRLENKLKTADSRLSQRIAQLENELREEKKRSADFQKDLDNRVNERDDMRDRIEEVNSTKKDLLENMEALKREFLDERISLENEIKTLKARLEDTEEEMDHFGESRENEKANFDEKIQALEAEIERANKERKDDMLKSQGQVEFLRKETQMQRDQLDASERRLRSVREEARLTSKKLESVEENKAMPTDEADLTEALISNAADIVEKVRNSGSTASLLRSELDKATNSAKELRAELTQMKENLSSQEMSTMHARENLAEEKAKVTALEREVTESREELNQLRSQLSDGETGSEMLRKKLEKEEKKVTELSEEVAWRQSQVGSLEEESRLFKQRFEDVQSKLSALSAQYEARDGRTKDLTQRLYSQNDRLTRLLERVGYSISRDAGQMVITRVSRSDKLAVNPNDSSDPGSSLRRSLSLGGRAMTDSSDLELLYWVSNADPTVEDEKYQAFMEKLGTFDTDLFSDTIYHRVKEAEHKARKWQREARSYRDRAHSLQKDSHNKIAFRNFKEGDLALFLPTRNQQAGAWAAFNVGFPHYFLREQDGHRLRHREWLVARISKIQERVVDLSKSLQPSNETDSNDEENDNPFQLSDGLRWYLIDAQEDKIGAPTTPGMGKSTVAANNVEATANIQSHAAKGKGRSRDSIASIEGINKTLSKSLESRRSSSGSKKALPFHISGGTAHLKNNSALASETNSLRAAPPDTPTATSPVQGSVLSAANTDGGQRGGEPSAQDKSGKAPEVRAVDSLLGP